The following coding sequences lie in one Betaproteobacteria bacterium genomic window:
- a CDS encoding diguanylate cyclase, which yields MRTYVVASNLATKSRLVKRVVTSPGAWLVGSSSDPREAVDVAQTTQPEVIVAGIEPEQTVDPWMLSEIRNSVPGAMIVAVVDDPAGVLAQYCRAAGADHVIDSRDDREGLHRVLASVVAQARTEKPHDTPTDPRAEPAETVPGIDPHETSRALAELRQVSVDDCDAILCDIVSATRRVTFVSLGAERLLGFKLEWWLQNPNFFRDVMEEEDREGVFRLLDMVAADGASRTLELRMNTANGGSVWLKGRAMRAGADKGSGTVRCFLTDITEFKLAQARLAAATTRDPVTGFINRTALKELLGQKIAEAGRRGESVAALILTIDRFRLLRDSLGSEMSDQVLIGLGGRVRSALGRRTSCAATATTNSRSFWTTPAATRASPASRPGCCGASPIRSR from the coding sequence GTGCGTACGTACGTGGTGGCAAGCAATCTCGCGACGAAGTCGCGGCTCGTCAAGCGGGTGGTGACTTCACCCGGCGCGTGGCTCGTGGGCAGTTCCAGCGACCCGCGCGAGGCCGTGGACGTCGCGCAGACGACACAGCCCGAGGTGATCGTCGCGGGCATCGAACCCGAGCAGACGGTCGATCCGTGGATGCTCTCCGAGATCCGCAACTCCGTGCCGGGCGCGATGATCGTCGCCGTCGTCGACGATCCGGCAGGGGTTCTCGCCCAGTACTGTCGCGCGGCCGGGGCCGACCACGTCATCGATTCGCGCGATGACCGCGAGGGGCTGCATCGTGTTCTGGCGTCCGTCGTGGCCCAAGCCAGGACCGAGAAGCCGCACGACACGCCGACAGACCCGCGCGCCGAACCTGCCGAAACCGTTCCTGGCATCGATCCCCATGAAACGTCCCGGGCGCTTGCCGAACTGCGCCAGGTGTCGGTCGACGACTGCGACGCGATCCTGTGCGACATCGTGTCCGCCACCCGGCGCGTGACCTTCGTGTCGCTCGGAGCGGAGCGGCTGCTGGGCTTCAAGCTGGAGTGGTGGCTGCAGAACCCGAATTTCTTCCGCGACGTGATGGAGGAAGAAGACCGCGAGGGCGTGTTCAGGCTGCTCGACATGGTGGCGGCCGACGGTGCGAGCAGGACGCTCGAACTGCGCATGAATACCGCCAACGGCGGCTCGGTCTGGCTCAAGGGACGCGCCATGCGCGCGGGAGCGGACAAGGGTTCGGGCACGGTGCGCTGCTTTCTCACGGACATCACCGAATTCAAGCTGGCCCAGGCGCGGCTTGCCGCCGCGACGACCCGCGACCCGGTGACCGGGTTCATCAACCGGACCGCGCTCAAGGAACTGCTCGGTCAGAAGATCGCGGAGGCAGGCCGGCGCGGGGAATCCGTGGCCGCGCTGATTCTCACCATCGACCGCTTCCGCCTGCTGCGCGATTCGCTCGGGTCGGAAATGAGCGATCAGGTGCTGATCGGGCTGGGAGGACGTGTCCGGTCCGCGCTGGGGAGGCGGACATCCTGTGCCGCCACGGCGACGACGAATTCGCGATCGTTCTGGACGACGCCCGCGGCGACGAGAGCATCGCCTGCATCGCGACCCGGCTGTTGCGGGGCATCGCCGATCCGATCGAGATAG
- a CDS encoding alpha-hydroxy-acid oxidizing protein, which yields MARPPGRTRATTRPSPWNARTGRRGPDETRDPGPWSRGKTRFSPRRRLPENRPPAPRRSPGDPGPGTRALNLQRLYNIADLRSAARKRLPRVIFEFVDGGAQDEITLRANSADFARYAFRPRMLTDISERSTATTILGAPAAFPVVLAPTGLAGITHRRGELPASRAAAAAGVPYCLSCMSTCSIEDIAAASSVTRWFQLYVLRDRELTRTFIERAKAAGCRALVLTVDTKVQGPRERDMRNGFTVPPRFSLDTLLDFALHWRWLLDVGLGPRVTYGNFAGSALSTGEAMTITRFIGGQFDPSVSYKDLEWFKNAWGGPVAVKGILTGEDARAAVDHGADAIIVSNHGGRQLDGAMSSIRALPEVADAVGDRAEVILDGGVRRGSDIVKALCLGARACMIGRAWLYGLAAGGEPGVARSLAILRHEFDLAVALLGRTGVDQLDRSCLAPT from the coding sequence ATGGCGCGACCGCCCGGACGGACTCGCGCAACGACCCGTCCCTCACCGTGGAACGCGCGGACCGGCCGCAGGGGGCCAGATGAGACCCGAGACCCTGGTCCCTGGTCCCGGGGGAAAACCCGCTTCTCTCCACGTCGACGCCTGCCCGAGAACCGGCCGCCCGCGCCGCGGCGCTCCCCTGGGGACCCGGGCCCGGGGACTCGCGCCTTGAATCTCCAACGCCTGTACAACATTGCCGATCTGCGTTCGGCCGCCCGCAAGCGGCTGCCGCGGGTCATCTTCGAGTTCGTCGACGGCGGCGCCCAGGACGAGATCACGCTGCGTGCGAACAGCGCGGATTTCGCGCGATATGCGTTCCGGCCCCGCATGCTGACGGACATCTCCGAACGGTCCACGGCCACGACGATCCTCGGCGCGCCTGCCGCGTTTCCCGTGGTGCTCGCGCCCACCGGGCTGGCCGGCATCACGCATCGCCGCGGCGAGCTTCCGGCCTCCCGGGCCGCAGCCGCTGCCGGCGTGCCCTACTGCCTGTCCTGCATGTCCACCTGCAGCATCGAGGACATCGCCGCGGCGTCCTCCGTCACCCGCTGGTTCCAGCTCTACGTCCTGCGCGATCGCGAGCTCACCCGCACGTTCATCGAGCGCGCCAAGGCCGCCGGATGCAGGGCGCTGGTCCTCACCGTGGACACCAAGGTGCAGGGGCCGCGCGAGCGCGACATGCGAAACGGATTCACCGTGCCGCCACGCTTTTCGCTCGACACGTTGCTCGATTTCGCGCTCCATTGGCGCTGGCTGCTGGACGTGGGACTCGGCCCGAGGGTCACCTATGGCAACTTCGCCGGCAGCGCCCTGTCGACCGGCGAGGCCATGACGATCACCCGCTTCATCGGCGGGCAGTTCGATCCCTCCGTGAGCTACAAGGACCTCGAGTGGTTCAAGAACGCGTGGGGCGGACCGGTGGCGGTAAAGGGAATTCTCACGGGCGAGGATGCACGCGCGGCGGTCGACCACGGGGCCGACGCCATCATCGTTTCGAACCACGGCGGCCGTCAGCTCGACGGAGCGATGTCCTCCATCCGCGCGCTGCCGGAGGTGGCGGATGCGGTGGGCGACCGGGCCGAAGTGATCCTCGACGGCGGCGTGCGGCGCGGTTCGGACATCGTGAAGGCGCTGTGTCTCGGCGCCCGCGCCTGCATGATCGGACGTGCATGGCTCTACGGACTGGCGGCGGGCGGCGAACCCGGCGTGGCCCGTTCACTGGCGATCCTGCGCCATGAATTCGATCTGGCCGTGGCTCTGCTCGGCCGGACCGGGGTCGACCAGCTGGATCGGAGCTGCCTCGCCCCCACGTAG
- a CDS encoding response regulator transcription factor, with protein sequence MRFLVVDDHPLIRRGIRQLLEEAYVQAEVAEADSGEAALDELRRQRFDLVILDLSLPGMSGLDVLAKAIERRPDQRVLMLSMHSETELGVQALRLGARGYITKDNATEQLFGAISKILGGGRFITAELAEVLADRLAMPPLALPHEALSSREFRVMRMLAAGQTPTEIAQALALSVKTVSTYRSRILDKMGLQNNADLTRYCLKHTLID encoded by the coding sequence ATGAGGTTTCTCGTCGTCGACGATCACCCGCTCATCCGGCGCGGAATCCGGCAGCTGCTGGAAGAGGCATACGTCCAGGCGGAGGTGGCAGAGGCCGATTCCGGCGAGGCGGCGCTCGATGAGCTGCGCAGGCAGCGCTTCGATCTCGTGATCCTCGATCTGTCGCTCCCGGGCATGTCCGGGCTGGACGTGCTGGCGAAGGCCATCGAGCGCCGGCCTGATCAACGCGTGCTCATGCTGAGCATGCATTCCGAGACGGAACTGGGCGTGCAGGCGCTGAGGCTCGGGGCCCGCGGCTACATCACCAAGGACAACGCCACCGAGCAGCTCTTCGGTGCCATCTCCAAGATCCTCGGCGGCGGGCGCTTCATCACCGCCGAACTGGCCGAAGTGCTGGCGGACAGGCTCGCCATGCCGCCGCTCGCCCTCCCGCACGAGGCGCTTTCGTCCCGCGAATTCCGGGTGATGCGCATGCTCGCCGCGGGTCAGACGCCCACCGAGATCGCGCAGGCGCTGGCATTGTCGGTCAAGACCGTGAGCACCTACCGTTCGCGCATCCTCGACAAGATGGGGCTGCAGAACAACGCGGATCTCACCCGCTACTGCCTCAAGCACACGCTGATCGACTAG
- a CDS encoding EAL domain-containing protein codes for MLLRSAAAAAYVARHGGGNAFRFFAPDMNDRAEQRFGLERDLRRAIERGEFELNYQPQMDAEGTALVGAEALLRWKHPQRGEIEPSRFIPLAEEVGLITDIGEWVASEVTRQMALWWRDGLAVPRVAINVSCAQFRNGFVDHLALCLEEHGVRPDRIEVEITESLMMEDLPEVSRAMARLRAMGVRIAIDDFGTGYSSLAVLQRLAPDALKIDRQFADSVDTHPAGGAIVKAIVGMADALGLEVVAEGVETQAQFRSLAQLGCTLFQGRLWSMPASAAQFGARFLGSSPMEVPVRA; via the coding sequence ATGCTCCTGCGCTCCGCCGCGGCGGCGGCCTACGTCGCCCGGCATGGCGGCGGCAACGCCTTCCGCTTCTTTGCCCCGGACATGAACGATCGTGCCGAACAGAGGTTCGGCCTGGAACGCGATCTCAGACGCGCCATCGAACGGGGCGAGTTCGAACTCAACTATCAGCCTCAGATGGACGCGGAGGGCACGGCTCTCGTGGGCGCGGAAGCGTTGCTGCGATGGAAGCATCCGCAGCGCGGCGAGATCGAACCGTCCCGGTTCATCCCGCTGGCCGAGGAGGTCGGGCTCATCACGGACATCGGCGAGTGGGTGGCTTCGGAGGTGACCCGGCAGATGGCGCTCTGGTGGCGCGACGGACTGGCCGTTCCCCGTGTGGCGATCAACGTGTCCTGCGCGCAGTTTCGCAACGGGTTCGTGGATCACCTCGCTCTCTGCCTGGAGGAGCACGGCGTCCGGCCCGACCGCATCGAGGTCGAGATCACCGAGAGCCTGATGATGGAAGACCTGCCCGAGGTTTCGCGCGCCATGGCCCGTCTGCGCGCCATGGGGGTGCGCATCGCCATCGACGATTTCGGCACCGGCTATTCATCCCTTGCGGTCCTGCAGAGGCTTGCCCCGGATGCGTTGAAGATCGACCGCCAGTTCGCGGATTCCGTGGACACCCATCCGGCGGGAGGCGCGATCGTCAAGGCGATCGTCGGAATGGCCGATGCGCTGGGCCTCGAGGTCGTCGCGGAGGGGGTGGAGACACAGGCCCAGTTCCGCTCTCTCGCGCAGCTCGGATGCACGCTGTTCCAGGGGCGCCTGTGGTCCATGCCGGCTTCCGCCGCGCAGTTCGGGGCGCGCTTTCTCGGATCGTCGCCGATGGAGGTGCCGGTGCGCGCGTAG
- a CDS encoding PAS domain S-box protein, whose amino-acid sequence MTHKNENAGRDGVPGSAPADALAVLRTLGACSYSHRPLTGELRWACGPDDLCGHPAETLPSAVSGWLDLVHEADRLRVKLHFDLLGSGPDAPAVDYRVRRPDGTFDQVSDRAAGHASAFEPGAAEARVVREITVRHRGDEACEAMQDLLLRTLDAMSDGFMILDRQWRYRYVNPRCAQILRRPVDELVGRCMWDLYPDAYDLPFGRACREAMETGQPATVENFYPGMGVWFENRILPSADSLHVYFRDVTERKRIEAEKDSATTAMQELDTRLQLALEVGEFGYWSFNVETRHGQLSPEYRRLLGDPDEPLDHFDQWLERVHPEDRAGILQTEARLLALPDGERADVEYRILHRDGSYRWFAARARVLAGQVDRPSLFGLVRDFTSERSEQTERLRTERRLQDVLAGIRDGFIVLDAQWRYAYVNDRACELLQRSRNELQGRVLWDVFPQARSLPFHAACHRVRDSGREERIDQYFAVTQTWYRNHIHPTADGGIAIFLEDISELKRNVAHIEMEQERWAAAFDQATVGFVIVDGNGLRSRVNPRMCELAGRPAEQLVGSPVWDVTHPDDAGLEKALCADLHAGRVPSIAYEKRMLRPDGSVAWAKISSTMVQPGAGRDKFELRVLVDITERKAAEAALLEERARLAATFEQSAVGVSESSIDECILRVNKRFCEIVRRTEEQMLATSPPELTHPDDRQRRRALMDELLSGKLKRFSDERRMLRPDGSEVWVSVNTSRVEPGDGRPPYFSSMITDISELKDTERLLKDSHDRLARFTEQITRAMEQDRVRIAREIHDELGQAFSGLKMDVAWLRRHLNPGGALEIEPLDERLGAMADFIDTTVGTVRRIATELRPAALDTLGLAAAFRGYAQQFQARTGIRCEVDAEDVALDDDRATALFRIFQEALTNVAKHAKATVVRIRLELAGDRVRMTAADDGRGFDPGTLRTPRTLGVLGITERAGLLGGVAQIASRPGQGTVVTVVVPVRAESGQDPAPAA is encoded by the coding sequence GTGACACACAAGAACGAGAATGCGGGGCGCGACGGCGTCCCGGGATCGGCTCCCGCGGATGCGCTCGCCGTGCTGCGGACGCTGGGCGCCTGCAGCTACAGCCATCGTCCGCTGACTGGCGAACTGCGGTGGGCCTGCGGACCGGATGATCTGTGCGGACATCCGGCGGAGACCCTGCCGTCTGCCGTGAGCGGCTGGCTGGACCTCGTCCACGAGGCCGACCGGTTGCGGGTCAAGTTGCACTTCGATCTCCTCGGATCAGGGCCGGATGCCCCGGCTGTCGACTATCGTGTGCGCAGGCCGGACGGCACCTTCGACCAGGTTTCCGACCGGGCGGCCGGACACGCCTCTGCATTCGAACCTGGAGCCGCGGAAGCGCGGGTCGTGCGCGAGATCACCGTCCGCCATCGAGGCGACGAGGCGTGCGAGGCCATGCAGGATCTCCTGCTGCGAACCCTGGACGCCATGTCCGATGGTTTCATGATCCTCGACCGGCAATGGCGCTACCGCTACGTGAATCCGCGCTGTGCGCAGATTCTGCGCCGTCCCGTCGACGAACTGGTCGGCCGCTGCATGTGGGATCTGTATCCCGATGCGTACGATCTTCCCTTCGGCCGGGCCTGCCGGGAAGCCATGGAGACCGGCCAGCCGGCCACCGTCGAGAATTTCTATCCGGGCATGGGCGTGTGGTTCGAGAACCGGATCCTGCCGTCTGCGGACAGCCTTCACGTCTATTTTCGCGACGTGACCGAACGCAAGCGGATCGAGGCCGAGAAAGACAGCGCCACCACCGCCATGCAGGAACTGGATACGAGGCTCCAGCTCGCCCTCGAGGTTGGCGAGTTCGGTTACTGGTCGTTCAACGTGGAGACGAGGCACGGCCAGCTCTCCCCGGAATACCGCAGACTGCTGGGGGATCCGGATGAGCCGCTCGACCACTTCGACCAATGGTTGGAGCGCGTCCATCCGGAGGATCGCGCCGGGATCCTGCAGACCGAGGCGCGTCTCCTGGCACTTCCGGACGGCGAGCGCGCCGACGTGGAATACCGCATCCTTCACCGCGACGGCAGTTACCGGTGGTTCGCGGCGCGAGCGCGTGTCCTGGCGGGTCAGGTCGATCGACCGTCCCTCTTCGGCCTCGTGCGCGACTTCACCTCCGAACGCAGCGAGCAGACGGAGCGGTTGCGCACGGAACGTCGCCTGCAGGACGTCCTCGCCGGCATCCGCGATGGCTTCATCGTGCTCGACGCGCAGTGGCGTTATGCGTATGTCAACGACCGCGCCTGCGAGCTCCTCCAGCGCAGCCGCAACGAACTGCAGGGCCGTGTTCTCTGGGATGTGTTCCCTCAAGCCCGCAGCCTGCCCTTTCACGCGGCCTGTCATCGGGTGCGGGATTCCGGCCGGGAGGAGCGCATCGACCAGTATTTCGCCGTCACCCAGACCTGGTATCGCAACCATATTCATCCCACCGCGGACGGCGGGATCGCCATCTTCCTCGAGGACATCTCCGAGCTGAAGCGCAACGTCGCCCACATCGAGATGGAGCAGGAACGCTGGGCCGCGGCGTTCGATCAGGCGACCGTGGGCTTCGTGATCGTGGACGGCAACGGGCTGCGCTCGCGCGTCAATCCTCGCATGTGCGAGCTGGCAGGGCGTCCTGCGGAGCAACTGGTCGGCTCGCCGGTGTGGGACGTGACGCACCCTGACGATGCCGGACTCGAGAAGGCGCTCTGCGCCGATCTCCACGCAGGCCGCGTGCCTTCCATCGCGTACGAGAAACGCATGCTGCGGCCCGACGGCAGCGTGGCATGGGCGAAGATCAGCAGCACCATGGTCCAACCGGGCGCCGGCCGGGACAAGTTCGAATTGCGCGTGCTGGTGGACATCACGGAGCGCAAGGCGGCCGAGGCGGCGCTTCTCGAGGAGCGCGCCCGGCTCGCCGCCACCTTCGAACAGTCCGCCGTCGGCGTGTCGGAGTCGTCGATCGACGAGTGCATCCTGCGCGTGAACAAGCGCTTCTGCGAGATCGTCCGGCGTACGGAAGAACAGATGCTGGCGACGTCACCTCCCGAATTGACGCATCCCGACGATCGCCAGCGCCGCCGTGCGTTGATGGACGAACTGCTCAGTGGCAAGCTCAAGCGCTTCAGCGACGAGCGCCGCATGCTGCGGCCCGACGGCAGCGAGGTGTGGGTGTCGGTCAACACGTCCCGCGTCGAACCCGGAGATGGCCGCCCGCCGTACTTCTCGTCGATGATCACGGACATCTCGGAACTGAAGGACACCGAGCGGCTCCTCAAGGACTCCCACGACCGCCTCGCCCGCTTCACCGAACAGATCACGCGCGCGATGGAGCAGGACCGGGTGCGCATCGCACGGGAGATCCACGACGAGCTGGGGCAGGCGTTCAGCGGGCTCAAGATGGACGTCGCCTGGCTGCGCCGGCATCTGAATCCGGGCGGGGCGCTGGAGATCGAGCCGCTCGATGAGCGTCTCGGCGCGATGGCGGATTTCATCGACACGACCGTGGGCACTGTCCGCCGCATCGCCACGGAACTGCGCCCCGCGGCGCTCGACACGCTGGGTCTCGCCGCGGCCTTCCGCGGTTATGCCCAGCAGTTCCAGGCACGCACGGGCATCCGCTGCGAGGTCGACGCCGAGGACGTCGCGCTGGACGACGACCGTGCCACCGCTCTTTTCCGGATCTTCCAGGAGGCGCTGACCAACGTGGCGAAGCACGCGAAGGCCACCGTGGTCCGCATCCGCCTGGAGCTGGCGGGAGACCGCGTGCGGATGACCGCGGCCGATGACGGCCGGGGGTTCGATCCCGGGACGCTGCGCACACCCCGCACGTTGGGAGTGCTGGGCATCACGGAACGCGCGGGCCTCCTGGGCGGCGTCGCGCAGATCGCTTCCAGGCCTGGCCAGGGAACCGTCGTGACGGTGGTCGTGCCCGTCCGCGCCGAGTCCGGTCAGGATCCGGCGCCGGCGGCATGA